In Phormidium yuhuli AB48, one genomic interval encodes:
- a CDS encoding lecithin retinol acyltransferase family protein, with protein sequence MARGDQIYVIRPFFNLDGLYEHHGIDCGDSTVIHYSKQEDEATVKRTSVATFSQGKPIYTRQYPAHYIAETTLQRAQSRLGERKYNLLFNNCEHFATWCKTGISDSKQVRKFAPLLATLNPDQLSGKIYTSFQDGHQEDAPRLLESALGEIKLAWDDLQPRYNKAVREMKSWDKVAHKALERHREDLARVALHRKREFRLQAEDLKQHLDRLAKMTETLVEQGKAIGGRRQ encoded by the coding sequence ATGGCACGCGGCGACCAGATTTATGTGATTCGTCCCTTCTTCAATCTCGACGGCCTCTACGAACACCACGGGATTGATTGCGGGGACAGCACGGTGATTCACTATTCTAAGCAGGAGGACGAGGCAACGGTGAAACGCACATCCGTGGCGACGTTCAGCCAGGGCAAACCCATTTATACTCGGCAGTATCCCGCCCATTATATCGCCGAGACAACCCTACAACGGGCCCAGAGTCGCCTAGGGGAGCGCAAATATAACCTACTGTTCAACAACTGCGAGCATTTCGCCACCTGGTGCAAGACCGGGATTAGCGACAGCAAGCAAGTCCGCAAGTTCGCCCCTTTACTAGCCACCCTCAATCCTGACCAACTCTCTGGCAAAATCTATACATCCTTCCAAGACGGTCATCAAGAGGATGCACCGAGATTACTGGAGAGTGCTTTAGGAGAAATCAAGCTCGCCTGGGATGACTTACAACCCCGTTACAATAAGGCGGTACGGGAAATGAAGTCTTGGGACAAGGTCGCCCACAAGGCCCTAGAACGCCACCGTGAGGATTTAGCCCGGGTCGCCCTCCACCGCAAACGAGAGTTCCGTCTCCAAGCCGAAGATTTAAAGCAACACCTCGATCGCCTAGCCAAAATGACCGAAACCCTCGTCGAACAAGGTAAGGCAATAGGGGGAAGAAGGCAATAG
- a CDS encoding nuclear transport factor 2 family protein encodes MTSNFPTSHPQRRLPRLLSSLILGAIASGLTTTLLAPPSHANPGQDAPEELQQLLQSIDETATQGDIDALMRFYSDSFRHYDGLSRENLQASLEQLWERFPNLSYNTEILSWEQTANGYEVETKTTIVGLQSRDFANSELRATVRSRQVYENDQIVSQEILEEEIRILSGENPPNVRVNLPLEISPNTRYHFDLIVEEPLGNDLILGAALQEPVSSQTHLNPSSLELQPLNAGGLFKVGEVENGEGDYWVSGAIVRRGGIAIISRRMRVN; translated from the coding sequence ATGACCTCCAACTTCCCCACCTCCCATCCCCAACGCCGCCTCCCACGTCTTCTGTCTTCCCTGATTCTCGGGGCGATCGCGTCGGGCCTCACCACAACGCTACTGGCCCCACCCAGCCACGCCAATCCCGGCCAAGATGCACCAGAGGAACTACAACAACTCCTACAAAGCATTGATGAAACGGCGACTCAGGGCGATATCGATGCCTTGATGCGCTTCTACAGCGACAGTTTCCGACATTACGATGGACTCAGTCGTGAGAACTTGCAGGCCTCTCTCGAACAACTCTGGGAACGCTTCCCCAACCTCAGCTACAACACCGAGATTCTCTCTTGGGAGCAGACGGCGAACGGCTATGAAGTGGAAACCAAAACCACCATTGTCGGCTTACAGTCCAGGGATTTTGCCAACAGCGAACTTCGCGCCACCGTGCGATCGCGCCAAGTCTATGAGAATGACCAAATTGTCTCCCAAGAGATTCTCGAAGAAGAAATCCGCATTCTCTCCGGGGAGAATCCTCCCAACGTCCGCGTTAATCTCCCCTTAGAAATATCTCCCAATACTCGCTATCATTTTGATTTAATTGTCGAAGAACCCCTTGGAAATGATTTAATTCTCGGGGCCGCTCTGCAAGAACCGGTCTCCAGCCAAACTCATCTCAATCCCAGTTCCTTGGAACTTCAACCCCTCAATGCAGGAGGGTTGTTTAAGGTGGGTGAAGTTGAAAATGGAGAGGGGGATTATTGGGTCTCTGGGGCGATTGTTCGTCGGGGAGGAATTGCGATTATTAGCCGGAGAATGCGTGTGAATTAG